One Bufo gargarizans isolate SCDJY-AF-19 chromosome 3, ASM1485885v1, whole genome shotgun sequence DNA segment encodes these proteins:
- the RABIF gene encoding guanine nucleotide exchange factor MSS4, with protein sequence MDEALVSADGKNSRAVLCQRCGCRVLSAGTATLAKRELLLPSMKKKSSLADESNPDCELLVEHWLVHDMFTFENVGFTKDVGNVKFLVCADCEVGPIGWHSLEEKSNFYVALQRVQHE encoded by the exons ATGGACGAGGCGCTGGTTTCTGCCGATGGGAAGAACTCCCGGGCGGTGTTGTGTCAGCGCTGCGGCTGTCGGGTGCTCTCTGCCGGGACTGCGACACTGGCAAAGCGGGAG CTACTTCTGCCTTCAATGAAGAAGAAATCATCTTTGGCTGATGAGTCAAATCCAGACTGTGAGCTTCTTGTCGAGCATTGGCTTGTGCATGATATGTTTACTTTTGAGAATGTGGGCTTCACCAAGGACGTAGGAAATGTAAAATTCCTGGTGTGTGCAGACTGCGAAGTGGGACCTATTGGTTGGCACAGTCTGGAGGAGAAGAGTAACTTTTATGTAGCATTGCAGCGAGTCCAGCATGAATGA